The Chitinivibrio alkaliphilus ACht1 DNA segment AATCGCGAATGTGGTGTCGCAGAGATAGAAGGAACAGAACTCTTTACAGCGCAGGAGTATGATGCACATATTCCCTTTGTGCAGGAACTTTTTGACCGTGGCCGCGCTGAAGGAAGTGGAAAGGTTTGGGGTGTTCCCCTAGATGGTGACGGTGACCGGGGATTTTTGCTGTATTATGATAAAGATAGCGATGCCGTACATGTTCTTGACGGTGATAAATGTGGGTATATCCTTGCACGCTATCTCATAGAGAAAAAAGGCGCTGATCCAAAAAACACTTGGTTTATTTCAACAATCGAATCAGATATTATGACCGCAAATGCTGCGGAGAAAAATCTGGGGCTCAATAAAAAAGTTGTAGCTGTGGGAGACAAGTGGATTGGAAACTTTTCTGAAGGACAACTCTTAGTCGGTCTTGAAATATCAGGGCACCTCATCTTCCCCATTGAAGTAGAAAATAATGCGGGGGAGTCGCAAGAGCTTCTCTCCGGTGTAGGGCTTCTCACGGGTTTGATAACTCTTGCAGCGGTAAAAGAACTCAATCTATACCGAGAAGAGATCTTGACACCCTTTGAGCCGGGATTTTCCGAAACCTTATACACCTATTTTGTGGATAAATCTCTTTTTTATCGGGGGAGTGATATCTGGAAACAGGATGTTGATCTCATAGAAGAGGAGGTTGCCGCAGCTAAAAAAGAGGGGCATCTGCCTGGGGATGTACAAGTATCCTATGAGGAAAAGGAAGATATCAATGTGCTCTATGCAAATATTATGAGCGGTGACGCTCTTTTAGGTGTTCTCTTTGCACGAAATAGCGGTACAGAGGATAAAAACGCGGTGTATGTGAAGGGACAGCAGGAGTATAAGGGGGTTCTTAGCAAAATTGGAACGCGTGTACAAGGGTTTCATATTGCAGTGATGAAAAACACGTCGTCCGTAGAATATTTTTGTGAAAAAACGGTGAAAGATGCCGTGGCAAGTGGTTCAACCAGTGTTGATGATGTGCTGAGTCTCCTGGAGAATGCAGGAAAAGAAGTATCGGAAACTGATCTTTTTGCCGTATTACACGGTATGAAAAAAGAGGGCGTTGTTCACGTAGAAGGACGTACGGTCTCCAGCAAATAGGATATACCAGGAATAAACAGGGCGGACCATCTGATTTCAGTGGGCCGCCTTTTTTGTTTAGCTCAGATTTTTTATCAACTTTGTGATGCTTAGAGGGGTCTTCGGAGGACGTGTCTGAAGAGGAGCTGATTCTTTTTGTATGCCATATGCTGGGTGGCGAGTTGTTTTTCTCATCTACTGATGGTACGAATATCCTCGCCGGAGGGGGTTTGATAGAGCCGCAGATTGAACAGCGGCGCCGCGGCAAACACATGGTCAAAAATATCTGCTTGAATTGCCTCGTAAGAGGCCCAACGAATGTCTTTTGTAAATGCGTATATTTGTATGGCAAGGCCTTGGGCTGTGGGTTCAAGCTGACGTACCATGTGGAGGAGGCCGGTTTCAATGTCGGGGTGCCGACTGATATAGGCCGAAAGGTATGCGCGAAAAGTACCGATATTTGTCAGATGCCGTTCGTTCAGATTCTCTGGTGATGGGGTTTCCACAGTGGGAGTGTGAACTTCACGAAGTTTCTGGGAAAAATAAGGAGAGAGTAAATCAATGCTCTTTAGTTGTTGTAATTCATCTTTGCTCAGAAAGTGAATCGTTGAGAGATCAATAAAAATGCTGCGGGATATACGTCGCCCTCCAATCTCCCGTAAACCGCGCCAGTTTTTAAACGAGTCTGATATGAGTGAGTAGGTGGGGATTGTCGTGATGGTATTATCCCAATTTTGAATTTTAACGGTGGTAAGGGTGATATCGATAACGGTACCATCGGCACTATATTTTGACATCTCCAGCCAGTCTCCCACGGCAAGCATTTTATTTGCAGAAAGTTGAATACCCGCGACAAATCCAAGGATGGGGTCTTTAAACACAAGCATCAATACTGCTGTTAATGCTCCTAACCCGCTAAGAAGGATGAGGGGTGATTTTTGGAGTATGAGTGATGCCGTAATAATAAGAGCAAAAAGTACTACAACAATTTTAATGACTTGCGTAAATACTTTCAGAGGAATTTGATGTGAAAAGGGTACGCTTTCATAATAAACGATACTGGCGTTGAGCAGGGCGAACAGAAGTGTTGCTGTAACATATACAATATAAACATGGGTAATCAAAGTGGGAAGTACAAGATACGGTGTGTCGGGCGGAAGAAAATGGCGGCTGAGAAAGAGGAAAAGCATGGCGGAGAAAAGTCTGCTGAGTCGTTTGAAAAACCGAAATTTAAGTAAGA contains these protein-coding regions:
- a CDS encoding N-acetylglucosamine-1-P-mutase gives rise to the protein MSRLDELIAQKIFLVDSLETGTLLSRSSRADLFPDGSESALEELLLSDFFEKYGTPVLIDMQKAVSLYLSSTEPDTGERQKTALMMGRVNFMGTDGIRGKVVLNPHKDFIAALLSDNAFTPDLVRITSFAFAEILKRNEIARPGDTFVVGNDGRDKAYEWKLITAVRDGFLRAGINVLDIGVVPTAIIPLKMLQNSFRGGACLTASHNPSNQNGIKFFIDGAKLLPEGDLGDYTLSAYMFNYCRLEELPDPCASVEEQNVEDEARNFMKQVLPDSMESILQECTLVFDSANGATHTIGTALLKELKVNFACTNETPRGDNINRECGVAEIEGTELFTAQEYDAHIPFVQELFDRGRAEGSGKVWGVPLDGDGDRGFLLYYDKDSDAVHVLDGDKCGYILARYLIEKKGADPKNTWFISTIESDIMTANAAEKNLGLNKKVVAVGDKWIGNFSEGQLLVGLEISGHLIFPIEVENNAGESQELLSGVGLLTGLITLAAVKELNLYREEILTPFEPGFSETLYTYFVDKSLFYRGSDIWKQDVDLIEEEVAAAKKEGHLPGDVQVSYEEKEDINVLYANIMSGDALLGVLFARNSGTEDKNAVYVKGQQEYKGVLSKIGTRVQGFHIAVMKNTSSVEYFCEKTVKDAVASGSTSVDDVLSLLENAGKEVSETDLFAVLHGMKKEGVVHVEGRTVSSK
- a CDS encoding mechanosensitive ion channel family protein is translated as MFSNIYSFLLTHEIPAAEQISALLILLVSLGTAICVFFISRTLILPSIGRIAERTPVRWDQILLKFRFFKRLSRLFSAMLFLFLSRHFLPPDTPYLVLPTLITHVYIVYVTATLLFALLNASIVYYESVPFSHQIPLKVFTQVIKIVVVLFALIITASLILQKSPLILLSGLGALTAVLMLVFKDPILGFVAGIQLSANKMLAVGDWLEMSKYSADGTVIDITLTTVKIQNWDNTITTIPTYSLISDSFKNWRGLREIGGRRISRSIFIDLSTIHFLSKDELQQLKSIDLLSPYFSQKLREVHTPTVETPSPENLNERHLTNIGTFRAYLSAYISRHPDIETGLLHMVRQLEPTAQGLAIQIYAFTKDIRWASYEAIQADIFDHVFAAAPLFNLRLYQTPSGEDIRTISR